Below is a genomic region from Lampris incognitus isolate fLamInc1 chromosome 2, fLamInc1.hap2, whole genome shotgun sequence.
ggctgacaGGACAGTCCCAATTCTAGTCGGTCGTCTTCAAGCAAACAACCAGAAAAATCAAACCGCTTGATAGTCAGATGACCAGACACACAAACTAGGCATGTGCACTCGACCTGAGGTCCTTGTTTTAGTACTCGCATGAAATTAGAGACGTGTATTCAAGTACCCAGCACCTACATGATGCACATATTTATGCAAGTTAGCTACACTCACCATGGGCAAGTCTTACCACTTTATTAGACAGTAATGGCTAAGGGTTTTCCATCTCATGAATCTACCGAATAAATATACAGCATGCAAACAAACGTGACTTGTCAACTGTCAGCTGGACAGTTATCTGCTCCTCTTCAGGGGGCTCACAGTGCTGCTGgacagtaacagggagtgcagaagagaggtgaagaagagagtgcaggcagggtggaatgggtggagaagagtgtcaggagtgttttgtgacagaagggtaccagcaagagttaaagggaaggtttacaagatggtagtgagaccaaatatgttgtatggtttggagacagtggcactgatgaaaagacaggaggaggagctggaggtggcagagatgaagatgataagattttcattgggagtgatgaagaaggacaggattaggaaggagtatattagagggacagctcaggttggacggtttggagacaaagcaagagagacaagattgagatggtgcggacatgtgtggaggagagatgctgggtatattgggtacATCTTATGATAGTTACATTTGATATTGTATATCTTATGATAGTTACGTTTGATATTGTATATCTTATGATAGTTACGTTTGATATTGTATATCTTATGATAGTTACATTTGATATTGTATATCTTATGATAGTTACGTTTGATATTGTACATCTTATGATAGTTACATTTGATATTGTATATCTTATGATAGTTACGTTTGATATTGTATATCTTATGATAGTTACGTTTGATATTGTACATCTTATGATAGTTACATTTGATATTGTATATCTTATGATAGTTACGTTTGATATTGTATATCTTATGATAGTTACATTTGATATTGTATATCTTATGATAGTTACGTTTGATATTGTATATCTTATGATAGTTACGTTTGATATTGTATATCTTATGATAGTTACATTTGATATTGTATATCTTATGATAGTTACGTTTGATATTGTATATCTTATGATAGTTATGTTTGATATTGTATATCTTATGATAGTTACATTTGATATTGTATATCTTATGATAGTTACGTTTGATACTGTACATCTTATGATAGTTACATTTGATATTGTATATCTTATGATAGTTACGTTTGATATTGTATATCTTATGATAGTTATGTTTGATATTGTATATCTTATGATAGTTACGTTTGATATTGTACATCTTATGATAGTTACAGTTGATATTGTATATCTTATGATAGTTACATTTGATATTGTATATCTTATGATAGTTACGTTTGATATTGTATATCTTATGATAGTTACGTTTGATATTGTATATCTTATGATAGTTACATTTGATACTGTATATCTTATGATAGTTACGTTTGATATTGTATATCTTATGATAGTTACATTTGATATTGTACATCTTATGATAGTTACGTTTGATATTGTACATCTTATGATAGTTACGTTTGATATTGTATATCTTATGATAGTTACGTTTGATATTGTACATCTTATGATAGTTACGTTTGATATTGTATATCTTATGATAGTTACATTTGATATTGTACATCTTATGATGGTTACGTTTGATATTGTATATCTTATGATGGTTACGTTTGATATTGTATATCTTATGATAGTTACGTTTGATATTGTATATCTTATGATAGTTACATTTGATATTGTATATCTTATGATAGTTACGTTTGATATTGTATATCTTATGATGGTTACGTTTGGTATTGTATATCTTATGATAGTTACGTTTGATATTGTACATCTTATGATAGTTACGTTTGATATTGTATATCTTATGATAGTTACGTTTGGTATTGTATATCTTATGATAGTTACGTTTGGTATTGTATATCTTATGATAGTTACGTTTGATATTGTATATCTTATGATAGTTAACTTTGATATTGTATATCTTATGATAGTTACATTTAATATTGTATATCTTATGATAGTTAACTTTGATTTTGTATATCTTATGATAGTTACATTTAATATTGTAAATCTTATGATAGTTCACTTTGATACTGTATATCTTATGATAGTTAAGTTTGATATTGTATATCTTACGATAGTTAACTTTGATATTGTATATCTTGCACTAAACAGCTGATCCATCGGTTTGTTCAAATTATTTTCAGATCTCAAGCTGCTTGGCGGTCATCATTGTTTGCAAGAGGCGTGATGTGCTGTAATTGTAATGATTAACAGTCTTTTTAGAATTtagaggaacagacagaaagacaggtggGTAGATATTTACAACCCCACTTCCAAGACTTTCCAATACGGAAAAtgctaataaaaacaaaaagtagTGATGTGTAAATTTACTTTTACTTGTACTCAAACAAAAACCGTATAAAGACAAGGTATTTTATATTTTACCTTAtgatttgcattgttttgtgaagACATACGTTTAATGTGAAatggatgcctgcaacatgttccaaaaaagttGGGACGGGGCAATTTAAGAGTATAATGATGTGAAAAGTTGAAATAACGAGGTCATGTGAAACAGGTGCTGTGAAAGAAGTGAGACGTGTGTTATAATATACAAATTATAGTATATAAGTTATAAGAAGGCTCCAAACAAGGCCTAGTCCTTCAAGACTAAGGATGGGTCGAGGCTCGCCAGTTTGCCAACAACATGTGCGTCAGCAAATAGTCCAGCGCTGTGAGAGCAATGTTGCTCAAAGACACATCGGCAGGATTTTGGGCTTTTCAGCCTCTCCTGTGCACAAGATCATTAAGAGATTCGAGGGATCTGGCCAAATCTCCATGTGTAAAGGGCAAGGCCGACGGCCACTTGTGAATGTGCGTGACCTCCAGTCCCTCAGACATCACCATCTTAAAAACTGTCCTGTGTCTGTGATGGAGATCATGACCCGGGCCCGGGAATACTTTGGTAAACCTTTGTCAGTCAACACCATGTGCTGCTGCATCCGCAGACACAAGTTAAAGCTTTACTATGCAAAGCAGAAGCCATACGTCCACACTGTCCAGAAGCCCAGCCAGTTTCTCTGGGCTCAGTCTCACCTGACGTGGAAAGCAGCACAGTTGAATCCTGTCTGTGGACCAACGAGTCCAACAAGTCAACATTTCACATTgtctttgaaaaaaaagaaaaaaaaagaaaaagccattGTTTTCCGGGTCAAAGAGGAAAAGGAACACCCAAGCTGTTATCAGTGTcaggtccaaaaaaaaaacaaaaactaaattcaCAACGTAAAACATCAAATAATGTGTTGTTGTAGTATTTTCAATAAAGTACAGCGGAAATAGAATTTATAAATCACTGCTTGCGGTTTTTATTAGCATTCTCCATACTGTCTAAACATTTCGGGAACAAGGGCTGTAATTTTAGTGGATGTACACCAACCGTTTGGAATTCTGAGGTTCTGTACAAGTCTTCAAGTATTGAAGTGCTCATGCCCATCCCTGAttcagacaagcagacagacagacagacagacagacagacagacagacagacagacaagaataaagagaagagagagatactACGTCTTTGCCATAACCCGCCCACCAGAGGGAGTACCACAAGCAGGTGTCCCTCAGAACTCACATGCTGGGCACCCACAGGCGAACAGTCTTGTCTCTGGAGGCGGAGGCCAGCAGGTGACCCGAGGGGGAGAACTGCACCGACAGCGTGGCGTCTTTGTGTCCGGTGAAACGACAGGCTCTCATCTGAGGCTTCAGGTTCCAGATCATCACAGAGGAGTCCATAGAGCCGGTGGCTGGGAGAGACAGAGGCAACGCTCGTGAAGACACATGAAAACAGATacagacccaaaaaaaaaaaaagctgtacaCTTCAATACTACCCAGGTTTGATACAACAAAACACACTcatccacagacacacaaaatacAATTTCATACCATTACACTCAACCACACAGAAACATATCAGGACCAGTGGCATAGCCAGGAGGTTGGAGTTTGTGTtcaacacccacccacccccattcACTCACgcaaaaaatgggaagaaatatATTTGCCTTCACCTTATTGATTCCCGGTTTAGTATTAAAAATGAATATAGCACAAATCATTTACTATCACTCTGAATTCTTCCTTGATTTGTACCTCCTGCTTCCAAGTGACTGCACTGCAGTGACATCCTGCAGGGGGCTGTAGGgcaagcggtgtgtgtgtgtgtgtgtgtgtgtgtgggtgtgtgttaacAAGCTGAGTAAAGTGACTGAAAGTGTGGCTGTCTCAGCAGAggaccctgaacacacacagcatAGAGGCGGGTGACATGTCAGATATGGTAAGAACTCTATGCGGTATAAGCCGTCAAAAAATGTACCATGTTGGAGTGTGCTGAAATGCTATAAAAGTTTTGAGGAAGGAAAAACATTAAGGAACCGACATCAATTAAATCTTGACTTGGGTGAATTAGGGACCGACGGCACAGCACCATAACTGTGTTTGTGTTTCATAGCATACAGACATCCATGTAATCCAACCCGTGTCAGTAGTAACGGGAGGAAAGAATGGGATCTCCTCGCTATCCGCCATCGTACCAACCCGTCAGCTCAGCGTCACCTCAGGGGGACAGTGATGAGGCACTGGATGCATAGGCCTGGGTCTATAAGacagtgtagtggttatggggatacataattccccttactgagctggtaggaacgttggtttacagctgctgttttctcggttcgggttcgcagggacacacttccgctgcgcgggtttttgtcgttgctgttatggtgaaggaataaatggtgcacgttgtgtaactgaaagagaaagttgtcacgactcctgcttgagctcctctacaacagcGTGTTGTTGTCTTTATTCATAGTGTAGGCCTAATGAATCGTTTTCAGAGAAACTGTCACCGAGCCTCTGGCTGTCCAACAAACTACACGACTAGCTCCATTCCTGCAGCCGCTTGTCACATTTGGTCTACCTGCAGGTCAGTCACACAAACCTAACGCACGTCCCTGGAAATCACAAGCGCATGTGGAAGACAAATATATGTTTCGACCCCCATCCCCAAAATGAATCCCTGGCTATCAGCAGAGAGCAGGACAAGTATCAGCACACATCAGCACACACAAGAGCCGCAGTGTTTACCCATCTGCTTCGTGTTACAGCTGAAGTCCACACTCGTCACAGCGTCTCTGTGGCCCTTATAATGCCTCTCCAGGGTTGGGTCAGACTGCAttgaagagggagagggggggagagagggggggagagagagagagagagagagagaggagtttgAACGTCACTCTTGGGGCAACAAATGTCTCATGTAAACCGCTGCAGTCCGGAGGCGCAGCGTCATCGCGGTTACCATGACGACGTCTCCGGGCTGCTAGCAGGGAAGGCAACGCACCCCGACATCGGCCCAATGGCAGGCGGGTGAAAACAAGCGGGGCTCTGCTGTCTTACTATCGCACaacaacgacgacgacgacgacgacgttACAGCCCGTGTGGGCCAGGGTGGCGCTTTTTCAGTCTACTCTGTGCGGACGTCCTTCCCTCTAACTCTCCTTCCAACGCGGGTGAAACTCGCCAAGTGGCCGCTAGTCGCAGCGCCGCCAGCAGCTCTGGAGTGAGACATGAGTTATAACTGACGCGCTCGGTGAGAGGACCGAGAGGAATGGCGGGGCGCTCGGTGAGAGGACCGAGAGGAATGGCGGGGCGCTCGGTGAGAGGACCGAGAGGACCGGCGTGGCGGTCACTTGTATGTTGCGGTAACGTCTCAGACGGTGTCGGTAAGTTAACGCCGGCGAATAAGGCGCCGCTGAAACGTCATTACGCTGCGACGTACGTCTTATAGCGTCATAACGCTGCGACAAAAACGTCACGCTGCTGCGACTCGGAAGAAGACGAGCTTGGATTTGATCCGTGGCGTCGGCAGCAGGTCTGGTTGCCAGGGAGGTAACTGTGGGTAACTGTGGGTAACTGTGGGTAACTGTGGGCTAGAGTAATAATAATCTGCCTCCGCCGGTCTCTGCGCCCTGCGGTGTGGTCACGGAGGATCTGTGTGACATGGCGGAGCTGCACATCATCGGGCAGATCGTCGGGGCCAGCGGCTTCCCCAACAGCAGCCTCTTCTGCAAGTGGGGAGTCCACGCAGGAGGTGCGTGGCGACTGCTGTCGGGTGTGAAGGAAGGCCAGACTCAGGTGGATCTCCCTCAGGTCGGAGACATGGCGTACTGGAGCCATCCGATAGACCTTCACTACGCGACCAAAGGACTTCAGGGCTGGCCCAAGCTCCACCTGCAAGTGTGGCACCAGGACTGCTACGGCCGCTGTCAGCTGTACGGATACGGGTACTGTCACGTCCCGTCCAGCCCGGGACACCACCGCGTCCGCTGCGTCACCTGGAGGCCGCTGGGCTCCTGGCAGGAGCAGCTGGAGCAGATGTTTGTGGGCGGCGGCCCCCAGCTGCGGCAGCCCGACCTGATCTACAGCGGGGCGGACAGGTACAGGCTGCACACCGAGGCCATGGGCAGCGTGGAGCTGGAGCTGGGCGTCATCATGAGGTACTTCGACAGATACGGTGTGGAGTGTTAGAAACCGCCACGCCGACCACGCCGTCCTGCACTGTGGACGGACAGGCGGAGGAGCGACTCGCGCACATTCCGCTCTGGTACCGGGCTTTGAACAGGTGTTGTTCCGTGTCACGATAGTCCTGTGTAAATAAAGATGGTATGGAGACTCCTGAGGTTCGTCTCTTGGTTGTGTCACGGCAGAAGGACACGGGGAACACCGTGAACTAGCCAAACACCTCCTCCTTCCAGCGTGGAGCTGCATGTCACCCGCAAGGTTGACAGACGCAGGAAGGTAAACGCAGTTCAGGTTGAACCCCGAAGTCTGTAATCCCGAGTGCTTCCTAGCCTCGCACCGCACAACTCGGGACCACAACTACACAAACGAGGCATGAAGTATTAGTAACTGCTGAACTCAGCATTTGTAAAGCGAGACATGCAGCAGTGgtcagtgtgttaatagatgtttataaatacttattaatactgcaattcatgattaattcttgcacaaatgtacatctgagtagtttgttaatcatgtacttacacccTCTACaggatcttatgatcctttagacttctctgagtctcaaggtgctgctggcctttcagtctcatgtgtaaatgctaGTCCTCACTTTACATGAGCTCATACAAAATACGTCACTAACAACtactaactacctgaattaatcatgacttGCAGTAGTTATTAATGCGTCATTTGTCTAGCTGTTATTAAGTGTTTCCCAGAactctgagtgactgactgactgtggcgCTGTGCAGCAGCAGATATGAATCAGTTACTACTGTGCTCTTACTTTCTCAGACGCCATTGCTACCAGTCTCTAAAAACGCCCCCTCCTTCTACCTCAACTTCACATGATACACACTGATGCTGATGTGTTACACTCACGACACATGTAAACTACATGCACTTGACATCACCTGCACTTGACATGTAGTGTATAATCACCTGCACTTGACATGTAGTGTATAATCACCTGCTCTCTGACATGTAGTGTATAACCACCTGCACTTGACATGTAGTGTATAATCACCTGCTCTTGACATGTAGTGTATAATCACCTGCACTTGACATGTAGTGTATAATCACCTGCACTTGACATGTAGTGTATAATCACCTGCACTTGA
It encodes:
- the b9d2 gene encoding B9 domain-containing protein 2, which codes for MAELHIIGQIVGASGFPNSSLFCKWGVHAGGAWRLLSGVKEGQTQVDLPQVGDMAYWSHPIDLHYATKGLQGWPKLHLQVWHQDCYGRCQLYGYGYCHVPSSPGHHRVRCVTWRPLGSWQEQLEQMFVGGGPQLRQPDLIYSGADRYRLHTEAMGSVELELGVIMRYFDRYGVEC